A stretch of the Thermodesulfobacteriota bacterium genome encodes the following:
- the rpoN gene encoding RNA polymerase factor sigma-54: MALELRQQLKLAQQLVMTPQLQQAIKLLQLNRLELVEMIQQELEQNPLLEEGTAEPEGEAEASQSTPPEEGEPAAVLAEVTPELSFERPESLAAIDWNDYANEYSPDPAAPAFEDPMAGLPLDWSEGPDSGSSLSSAYEDRPTLSRLDVLAQKPDLQSHLRWQLCLSDLDEEEVEVGTFVIGNLNRDGFLEVTPEEIVRATGCSSAMAERLIRRVQEMDPPGIGARDVQECLLLQLEHLGAGSSLAATIVRDFLQLLETKRYAQIAKATGATEDDVIQAVRVITGLDPHPGRVYSDEHSQYIIPDVYVYKVGDEFVILLNDDGLPRLRVSSLYKDVLRNRQEASPTARTYIQDKVKAAVWLIRSIQQRQRTIYRVVESIIKFQRDFFDWGVAYLRPLILRDVAEDIGMHESTVSRVTTNKYVHTPQGIFELKYFFNTAIQRRDGGEALAAESVRERVRQIIATESAPLSDSAIAKILHKEGVEIARRTVAKYREQLGILPSHLRKRPS, translated from the coding sequence ATGGCCCTGGAACTGAGGCAGCAGCTCAAACTGGCCCAGCAGCTGGTGATGACCCCCCAGCTCCAGCAGGCCATCAAGCTTCTGCAGCTCAACCGGCTGGAGCTGGTGGAGATGATCCAGCAGGAGCTGGAGCAAAACCCCCTTCTGGAAGAAGGCACCGCCGAGCCGGAGGGGGAGGCCGAGGCCTCCCAGAGTACGCCCCCCGAAGAGGGAGAGCCGGCAGCCGTCCTGGCTGAGGTCACCCCGGAGCTGTCGTTCGAGCGGCCGGAGTCCCTGGCCGCCATCGACTGGAACGACTACGCCAACGAGTACAGTCCCGACCCGGCGGCCCCGGCCTTCGAGGACCCGATGGCCGGCCTGCCCCTCGACTGGTCCGAGGGGCCTGATTCCGGGAGCAGCCTGTCCTCGGCCTACGAGGATCGTCCCACCCTGTCCCGCCTGGACGTTCTCGCCCAGAAGCCCGACCTTCAGTCCCATCTGCGCTGGCAATTGTGCCTGTCCGATCTGGATGAGGAGGAGGTGGAGGTGGGCACCTTCGTCATTGGCAACCTCAACCGGGATGGCTTCCTGGAGGTGACCCCGGAGGAGATTGTGCGCGCCACCGGCTGTTCCTCCGCCATGGCCGAGCGGCTGATCCGGCGGGTGCAGGAGATGGATCCCCCGGGTATTGGGGCGCGGGACGTGCAGGAGTGCCTGCTCCTGCAGCTGGAGCACCTGGGGGCTGGCAGCTCCCTTGCCGCGACCATCGTCCGCGACTTCTTGCAGCTCCTGGAAACGAAGCGCTATGCCCAGATCGCCAAGGCCACCGGAGCCACCGAGGATGATGTCATCCAGGCGGTACGGGTGATCACCGGCCTCGATCCCCACCCCGGCCGGGTATACTCCGATGAGCATTCCCAGTACATCATCCCCGATGTTTACGTCTACAAGGTCGGGGACGAGTTTGTCATTCTCCTCAATGACGATGGCCTGCCTCGGCTGCGGGTCAGCTCCCTGTACAAGGATGTGCTGCGCAACCGCCAGGAGGCCTCCCCCACCGCCCGCACCTACATCCAGGACAAGGTCAAGGCGGCGGTCTGGCTGATCCGCAGCATCCAGCAGCGGCAGCGGACCATCTACCGGGTGGTGGAGAGCATCATCAAGTTCCAGCGGGATTTTTTCGACTGGGGGGTGGCCTACCTGCGGCCGCTGATCCTCCGGGACGTGGCCGAGGATATCGGCATGCACGAGTCCACGGTCAGCCGGGTCACCACCAACAAGTATGTGCACACCCCGCAGGGCATCTTCGAGCTCAAGTACTTCTTCAATACCGCCATCCAGCGGCGGGACGGCGGTGAGGCCCTGGCGGCGGAGAGCGTCCGGGAGCGGGTGCGGCAGATCATCGCCACCGAAAGCGCACCCTTGTCGGACAGCGCCATTGCCAAGATCCTCCACAAGGAGGGTGTGGAGATCGCCCGGCGCACCGTGGCCAAGTACCGGGAGCAGCTGGGCATTCTGCCGAGTCACCTGCGCAAGCGGCCATCGTAG
- a CDS encoding argininosuccinate synthase: protein MPRKIVLAYSGGLDTSVILKWLQETYRCPVVAFVADVGQEEDWEAIRAKGLATGAEKVVISDLREAFVREVIFPAFRANAIYEGSYLLGTSLARPVIAQEQVRVALAEGADAVSHGATGKGNDQVRFELAYMALAPELAIIAPWREWDLNSRTKLMAYAQEHGIPVPVTAAKPYSSDENLLHISYEGGILEDPWREPDPEMFRLTRSLAAAPDQPAVIEIGFEAGDPVAVDGERLAPVALLTRLNRLGGEHGIGRLDMVENRFVGMKSRGVYETPGGTILRIAHRDLETITLDREVMRIRDSLVPRYAELVYNGFWFSPERRFLQTAMDEAQKTVSGTVRLRLHKGVCQPVGRKSPLSLYHEAFATFEADQVYSQKDAGGFIRLQALRLRIEADRQRRTSSPGQTP from the coding sequence ATGCCGCGAAAAATCGTTCTCGCCTATTCCGGGGGACTTGACACCTCCGTCATCCTCAAGTGGCTCCAGGAAACGTACCGCTGCCCGGTGGTGGCCTTCGTGGCCGACGTCGGCCAGGAGGAGGACTGGGAGGCCATCCGGGCCAAAGGCTTGGCCACCGGTGCCGAGAAGGTGGTGATCTCCGACCTGAGGGAGGCCTTTGTCCGGGAGGTGATCTTCCCGGCCTTCCGGGCCAACGCCATCTACGAAGGCTCCTATCTCCTGGGTACCTCCCTGGCCCGGCCGGTGATCGCCCAGGAGCAGGTACGGGTGGCCCTGGCCGAAGGGGCCGACGCCGTCAGCCACGGCGCCACCGGCAAGGGCAACGATCAGGTGCGCTTCGAGCTGGCCTATATGGCCCTGGCGCCGGAGCTGGCCATCATCGCCCCCTGGCGGGAGTGGGATCTCAATTCCCGCACCAAGCTCATGGCCTATGCCCAGGAGCATGGCATCCCGGTGCCAGTGACCGCCGCCAAGCCTTACAGCTCGGACGAGAACCTGCTCCACATCAGCTACGAGGGCGGCATCCTGGAGGATCCCTGGCGGGAGCCGGATCCGGAGATGTTCCGCCTGACCCGCTCCCTCGCCGCGGCGCCGGACCAGCCAGCGGTGATCGAGATCGGGTTCGAGGCCGGCGACCCGGTGGCGGTGGACGGCGAACGGCTGGCGCCGGTGGCCCTGCTGACCCGGCTCAACCGGCTGGGCGGCGAGCACGGCATCGGCCGGCTGGACATGGTGGAGAACCGGTTCGTGGGCATGAAGTCCCGGGGGGTGTACGAGACCCCGGGCGGCACCATCCTGCGCATCGCCCACCGGGATCTGGAGACCATCACCCTGGACCGGGAGGTGATGCGGATCCGGGACAGCCTGGTGCCCCGCTATGCGGAGCTGGTGTACAACGGCTTCTGGTTCTCCCCGGAGCGCCGCTTCCTGCAGACCGCCATGGACGAGGCCCAGAAGACGGTCTCCGGCACCGTCCGGCTGCGTCTCCACAAGGGGGTCTGCCAGCCGGTGGGCCGCAAGTCCCCCCTCTCCCTGTACCACGAAGCCTTCGCCACCTTCGAGGCCGACCAGGTGTACAGCCAGAAGGACGCCGGCGGCTTCATCCGCCTGCAAGCCTTGCGGCTGCGCATCGAGGCTGACCGGCAGCGCCGGACCAGCTCCCCGGGGCAGACGCCATGA
- the raiA gene encoding ribosome-associated translation inhibitor RaiA — protein MQIAVTFRRLESSDAVRAYAENRLQKLKRCLDEPIEVSLVLSAEKFRQRAEAVIAAQGVKIKAVEEKDDMYAAIDLLLDNVQEQIRRQQERRKKKNGAAVRAQKVLMEVFSADGADETPESGLRIVKTELLLAKPMDLEEAVAQMRISADEFLVFTSAETGTVSVLYRLKGGNLGLLATE, from the coding sequence ATGCAGATCGCCGTCACCTTCCGTCGTCTGGAATCCAGTGATGCCGTGCGCGCCTATGCCGAGAACCGGCTGCAGAAGCTGAAGCGCTGTCTGGACGAGCCCATCGAGGTCTCGTTGGTGCTGTCCGCCGAGAAGTTCCGGCAGCGGGCGGAAGCGGTGATCGCGGCCCAGGGGGTGAAGATCAAGGCCGTAGAAGAGAAGGATGACATGTATGCCGCCATCGATCTCTTGCTGGACAACGTCCAGGAGCAGATCCGGCGGCAGCAGGAGCGGCGCAAGAAGAAGAACGGCGCCGCAGTCCGGGCCCAGAAGGTGCTCATGGAGGTGTTCTCCGCCGATGGCGCCGACGAGACGCCCGAGAGCGGTCTGCGGATCGTGAAGACGGAGCTGCTTCTGGCCAAGCCCATGGACCTCGAGGAGGCGGTGGCCCAGATGCGGATCTCCGCGGACGAGTTCCTGGTCTTCACCAGTGCCGAGACGGGCACGGTGAGCGTGCTCTATCGCCTCAAGGGCGGCAACCTGGGCCTGTTGGCCACCGAGTAG
- the lptB gene encoding LPS export ABC transporter ATP-binding protein codes for MAELSARALVKHYGARPVVHGVDLDVAAATVVGLLGPNGAGKTTTFYMVSGFVRPDAGQVLLDGVEITWLPIHDRARLGVSYLAQEPSVFRRLSVVENLRLVLEPLGLPRAEIRSRIEALLDDLRMGHLADHRADTLSGGERRRVEIMRALAIGPRFVLLDEPFAGIDPLSVADLQGIIRGLKERGLGVLISDHNVRETLSICDHAYIISEGHILTAGDPAAIVASDIARQHYLGEGFRL; via the coding sequence ATGGCTGAGCTTTCGGCCCGGGCCCTGGTCAAGCACTACGGTGCCCGGCCGGTGGTGCACGGGGTCGATCTGGACGTGGCCGCGGCCACGGTGGTAGGGCTTCTTGGCCCCAACGGTGCCGGCAAGACCACAACCTTTTATATGGTTTCCGGCTTCGTGCGGCCGGACGCCGGACAGGTCCTCCTGGATGGCGTCGAGATCACGTGGCTGCCGATCCATGACCGGGCGCGGCTGGGCGTCAGCTATCTGGCGCAGGAGCCTTCCGTCTTCCGGCGCCTGTCGGTGGTCGAGAACCTCCGGCTGGTCCTGGAGCCCCTGGGGCTGCCCCGGGCCGAGATCCGTAGCCGGATCGAGGCCCTGCTCGATGACCTGCGTATGGGCCATTTGGCAGATCACCGGGCGGACACCCTGTCCGGCGGCGAGCGGCGGCGGGTGGAGATCATGCGCGCCCTGGCCATTGGCCCCCGTTTCGTGCTGCTGGACGAGCCCTTTGCCGGTATCGATCCCCTGTCGGTGGCTGACCTGCAGGGGATTATCCGCGGTCTCAAGGAGCGGGGCTTGGGGGTCCTCATCTCGGACCACAATGTCCGGGAGACCTTGTCCATCTGTGATCATGCTTACATCATCAGCGAGGGCCACATCCTGACCGCCGGCGATCCCGCGGCCATTGTGGCCAGTGACATCGCCCGGCAGCACTACCTGGGCGAAGGCTTTCGCCTCTAG
- the argF gene encoding ornithine carbamoyltransferase has protein sequence MNSHFLTLWDFTAAELQAFLDLGHRLKTERRAGVRHTALVGKTIALLFDKPSTRTRVSFEAAMYGLGGQVLFMPSRDTQLSRQEPLKDMARVMSRYVEGLVVRTFGQEVVEELARYASVPVVNALTDLHHPCQVLSDIMTVRERKGSMEDLAVAWVGDGNNMANSWIQAAARLGFALTLACPEGYDPSPQVLAAAQAEARRPITVRRDPRQAVAAADVVNTDVWASMGQESEQAERAKRFQPYQVNSALLAAAKPDAIVLHCLPAHRGEEITDEVLESPACVAFDQAENKLHLHKAVLLALLGRQ, from the coding sequence ATGAACAGCCATTTCCTCACCCTCTGGGATTTTACCGCCGCGGAGCTTCAGGCCTTCCTGGATCTGGGCCACCGCCTCAAGACGGAACGCCGGGCCGGCGTCCGCCACACCGCCCTGGTCGGCAAGACCATCGCTCTGCTCTTCGACAAGCCCTCCACCCGCACCCGGGTCTCGTTCGAGGCTGCCATGTACGGCCTGGGCGGGCAGGTCCTGTTCATGCCGAGCCGGGACACCCAGCTCTCCCGCCAGGAGCCCTTGAAGGACATGGCCCGGGTCATGAGCCGCTATGTGGAGGGCCTGGTGGTGCGCACCTTCGGACAGGAGGTGGTGGAGGAGCTGGCCCGCTACGCCAGCGTGCCGGTGGTGAACGCGCTGACCGATCTGCACCATCCCTGCCAGGTGCTCTCGGACATCATGACCGTGCGGGAGCGCAAGGGGTCGATGGAGGATCTCGCTGTGGCCTGGGTGGGGGATGGCAACAACATGGCCAACTCCTGGATACAAGCCGCGGCCCGCTTGGGCTTCGCCTTGACACTGGCCTGTCCCGAGGGCTATGACCCGAGCCCCCAGGTCCTGGCTGCCGCGCAGGCGGAGGCCCGCCGGCCGATCACCGTGCGGCGGGACCCCAGGCAGGCGGTGGCGGCAGCCGACGTGGTCAACACCGATGTCTGGGCCAGCATGGGGCAGGAAAGCGAGCAGGCGGAACGGGCCAAGCGCTTTCAGCCCTATCAGGTCAACAGCGCCCTTCTGGCAGCCGCCAAGCCGGACGCCATCGTGCTCCACTGCCTGCCGGCCCACCGCGGGGAGGAGATCACCGACGAGGTCCTGGAATCCCCCGCCTGCGTCGCCTTCGACCAGGCCGAGAACAAGCTGCACCTGCACAAGGCCGTTCTCCTGGCCCTTCTCGGTCGGCAGTAA
- the rapZ gene encoding RNase adapter RapZ — translation MSVPAPAPLPPPADQLQAVIITGLSGSGKSTALKAFEDCGYYCVDNLPLVLLPDFLAVMAAAQPPFRRVALVMDARERVFLGEYKAVFAAVAQGRHRLEILFLEATDEVLVLRFSQTRRRHPLAAEEGGVPEAIARERARFAGLRAEATRILDTSRQNVHQLREAIFRLYAGRSPGEALRVSLLSFGFKHGLPPDADLVLDVRFLPNPHFVPLLRPRTGQDPEVAAYVLDHDEADRFLHHLVDLLLFLLPLYRREGKAYLTVAIGCTGGKHRSVAVAEALACRLAAAGEPARVGHRDMGRE, via the coding sequence ATGAGCGTGCCTGCCCCCGCTCCCCTGCCCCCGCCGGCTGACCAGCTGCAGGCGGTCATCATCACCGGCCTGTCCGGGTCGGGCAAGAGCACCGCCCTCAAGGCCTTCGAGGACTGCGGCTACTACTGCGTCGACAACCTGCCCCTGGTGCTCCTGCCGGACTTCCTGGCGGTGATGGCTGCCGCCCAGCCGCCCTTCCGGCGGGTGGCTCTGGTGATGGACGCCCGGGAGCGGGTCTTCCTGGGCGAATACAAGGCGGTATTCGCCGCCGTGGCCCAGGGGCGGCACCGGCTGGAGATCCTGTTTCTGGAGGCCACGGACGAGGTCCTGGTCTTACGCTTCAGTCAAACCCGCCGCCGCCACCCGCTGGCCGCCGAGGAAGGCGGAGTGCCGGAGGCCATCGCCCGGGAGCGAGCCCGGTTTGCCGGACTGCGGGCCGAGGCCACCCGGATCCTCGACACCTCCCGCCAAAACGTCCATCAGCTGCGGGAAGCGATCTTCCGGCTCTACGCCGGTCGCTCCCCGGGTGAGGCCCTGCGGGTCAGCCTCCTGTCCTTCGGCTTCAAGCACGGACTGCCCCCGGACGCCGACCTGGTGCTCGATGTCCGCTTCCTGCCCAACCCGCATTTTGTGCCTCTCCTTCGGCCCCGCACCGGACAAGATCCGGAAGTGGCGGCCTACGTCCTCGATCATGACGAGGCGGACCGCTTTCTCCATCACCTGGTCGATCTGCTGCTCTTCCTTCTGCCGCTCTATCGCCGGGAGGGCAAGGCCTACCTGACCGTGGCCATAGGCTGCACCGGCGGCAAGCACCGGTCCGTGGCCGTGGCCGAGGCCCTGGCCTGCCGGCTCGCCGCCGCCGGCGAGCCGGCCCGGGTCGGGCATCGGGACATGGGGCGGGAGTGA
- the argB gene encoding acetylglutamate kinase has product MERLIEKAKTLIEALPYIRRFGSQTIVIKYGGHAMVDEGLKHNFALDVILMKTVGLDPIVVHGGGPQINQFLRKMNVESSYVHGMRVTDGETMDVVEMVLVGKVNKEIVGLINQHGGKAVGLSGRDGDLVQAKKMLKMLKPGGDAPPELIDLGRVGEVTGVNPAILHTLKARDFIPVIAPVGVGEDGQPYNINADLVAGAVAAHLKAAKLILLTDVEGVLDGEKQLVRSLTASQAMTLLAGETISGGMIPKVRCCLDALAGGVAKAHIIDGRLEHAILLEMFTDQGIGTEIIP; this is encoded by the coding sequence ATGGAACGCCTCATCGAAAAAGCCAAGACCCTGATCGAAGCCTTACCCTACATCCGGCGGTTCGGAAGCCAGACCATCGTCATCAAATATGGTGGCCACGCCATGGTCGACGAGGGCCTCAAGCACAACTTTGCTCTGGACGTCATCCTGATGAAGACCGTCGGCCTCGACCCCATCGTCGTCCATGGCGGCGGGCCGCAGATCAACCAGTTTCTCCGGAAGATGAACGTCGAGTCCAGCTATGTCCATGGCATGCGGGTCACCGACGGCGAGACCATGGATGTGGTGGAGATGGTGCTGGTGGGCAAGGTCAACAAGGAGATCGTCGGCCTGATCAACCAGCATGGCGGCAAGGCTGTGGGCCTGTCCGGCCGGGACGGCGATCTGGTCCAGGCCAAGAAGATGTTGAAGATGCTGAAGCCGGGTGGCGACGCCCCGCCAGAGCTCATTGACCTGGGCCGGGTCGGGGAGGTGACCGGCGTCAATCCTGCCATTCTCCACACCCTGAAGGCTCGGGATTTCATCCCGGTCATTGCGCCGGTCGGGGTGGGTGAAGACGGCCAGCCCTATAACATCAACGCCGATCTGGTGGCCGGGGCGGTGGCTGCCCATCTGAAGGCCGCCAAGCTCATCCTGCTGACCGACGTGGAGGGGGTCCTGGACGGGGAGAAGCAGCTGGTGCGCTCCCTTACCGCCAGCCAGGCCATGACCCTTCTGGCCGGGGAGACGATCTCCGGCGGCATGATCCCCAAGGTGCGCTGTTGTCTGGACGCCCTGGCCGGCGGTGTCGCCAAGGCCCACATCATCGATGGCCGTCTGGAGCATGCCATTCTCCTGGAGATGTTCACTGACCAGGGGATCGGCACCGAGATCATCCCGTAA
- the argH gene encoding argininosuccinate lyase, producing the protein MSEPSRRPGDQVGIAKPWGGRFAEATAKTVERFTASIDVDARLFRHDILGSKAHARMLAAQGLLTGDELAAILTGLDAIAAEIAAGTFPFCTEREDIHMHIEQALTERIGPAGEKLHTGRSRNDQVALDLRLYLREACDQLDELVTGLQRALVRLARRHQDLIMPGYTHLQRAQPVLLAHHLLAYHEMLARDRGRLGDCRRRLDVSPLGAAACAGSGLPLDRRAVAAELGFAAVAANSMDAVADRDFAVELVAAAALIQTHLSRLAEELVLWSSQEFGFITIADAYCTGSSIMPQKKNPDVAELVRGKTGRVVGHLVALFTILKGLPLTYNRDLQEDKEPVFDSHDTVAASLTVLSELLAHVDFHGPRLAAAAASGHSTATDLADYLVRKGMPFRRAHGVVGRAVAHCLAQGKELAELPLGTLQTFAPEIAADVYDVLSLNGSVATKTTLGGTAPAQVEEALRAAEKALGLT; encoded by the coding sequence ATGAGCGAGCCAAGCCGAAGGCCTGGCGACCAGGTCGGGATCGCCAAGCCCTGGGGCGGCCGCTTTGCCGAGGCCACTGCCAAGACGGTGGAGCGGTTTACGGCCTCCATCGACGTGGACGCCCGCCTCTTCCGCCACGACATTCTGGGCAGCAAGGCCCATGCCCGCATGCTGGCCGCCCAAGGCCTCCTGACCGGCGACGAGTTGGCTGCCATTCTGACCGGCCTCGACGCCATTGCCGCCGAGATCGCAGCCGGCACCTTCCCCTTTTGCACGGAACGGGAAGACATCCACATGCACATCGAGCAGGCCCTGACCGAGCGGATCGGTCCGGCCGGCGAGAAGCTGCACACCGGCCGCAGCCGCAACGATCAGGTGGCCCTTGATCTGCGCCTGTATCTGCGGGAGGCGTGCGACCAGCTGGACGAGCTCGTGACCGGCCTGCAGCGGGCCCTGGTCCGCCTGGCCCGCCGCCATCAGGATCTGATCATGCCCGGCTACACCCACCTGCAGCGGGCGCAGCCGGTGCTTTTGGCCCACCATCTCCTGGCCTACCACGAGATGCTGGCCCGGGACCGGGGCCGGCTTGGCGACTGCCGGCGGCGGCTCGATGTCTCCCCGCTGGGTGCTGCCGCCTGCGCCGGCAGCGGTCTGCCTCTGGATCGGCGGGCCGTGGCGGCCGAGCTGGGCTTTGCCGCGGTGGCCGCCAACAGCATGGATGCGGTGGCTGACCGGGATTTTGCGGTGGAGCTCGTGGCCGCCGCCGCTCTCATTCAGACCCATCTCAGCCGGCTGGCGGAAGAGCTGGTGCTCTGGAGCAGCCAGGAGTTCGGCTTCATCACCATCGCCGATGCCTACTGTACCGGCTCCAGCATCATGCCGCAGAAGAAGAACCCGGACGTCGCCGAGCTGGTGCGTGGCAAGACCGGCCGGGTGGTGGGGCATCTCGTGGCCCTCTTCACCATATTGAAGGGGCTGCCCTTGACTTACAACCGGGACCTCCAGGAGGACAAGGAGCCGGTCTTCGACAGCCATGATACGGTGGCGGCTTCCCTGACCGTGCTGAGCGAGCTGTTGGCGCATGTGGATTTTCATGGCCCGCGCCTGGCCGCCGCCGCGGCCAGCGGCCACAGCACCGCCACCGACCTCGCCGACTACCTGGTGAGGAAGGGAATGCCCTTCCGCCGTGCCCACGGCGTGGTGGGCCGGGCAGTGGCGCATTGCCTCGCCCAGGGCAAGGAGCTGGCCGAGCTGCCCCTGGGGACCTTGCAGACCTTCGCCCCGGAGATCGCGGCGGATGTCTACGATGTCTTGTCCCTGAACGGCTCGGTGGCCACCAAGACCACCCTCGGCGGCACGGCCCCGGCCCAGGTGGAAGAGGCCCTGCGGGCGGCGGAAAAGGCCTTGGGCCTGACCTGA
- a CDS encoding zinc metalloprotease HtpX — MNHLKTALLMAALTALFLIVGRMIGGQGGMTFALVMALVLNFGSYWFSDRLALAMSGARPLDPTSAPRLTAAVDRLCRRAGLPRPRLYLIPGQTPNAFATGRNPEHAAVAVTQGLLELLSDQELEGVLAHELAHVKNRDILLSSIAAVMAGAIGYLASMAQWALIFGGGRSSDDEEGGAGGLGLLVAMIVAPLAATIIQLTISRSREYAADRTGAEIAGSPEGLASALGRLEQWNRRLPMAIQPAQAQMFIVNPLKADALMRLFSTHPPIQDRIRRLLG; from the coding sequence ATGAACCACCTGAAGACCGCCCTGCTCATGGCCGCCCTCACCGCCCTGTTCCTGATCGTCGGCCGGATGATCGGCGGTCAGGGTGGCATGACCTTTGCCCTCGTCATGGCCCTGGTGCTCAACTTCGGCTCCTACTGGTTCAGCGACCGGCTGGCCCTGGCCATGTCCGGCGCCCGGCCCCTGGATCCCACCTCGGCCCCGCGCTTGACTGCTGCTGTGGACCGCCTGTGCCGCCGGGCCGGCCTGCCCCGGCCCCGGCTCTATCTCATCCCTGGCCAGACCCCCAACGCCTTTGCCACCGGCCGCAACCCGGAGCATGCGGCGGTGGCCGTCACCCAGGGCCTGCTGGAGCTGCTCTCCGACCAGGAGCTGGAGGGGGTGCTGGCCCATGAGCTCGCCCACGTCAAGAACCGGGACATCCTCCTCAGCTCCATCGCCGCGGTCATGGCCGGTGCCATCGGCTATCTGGCCTCCATGGCCCAATGGGCGCTCATCTTCGGCGGCGGCCGCTCCAGCGACGACGAGGAAGGGGGCGCCGGCGGCCTTGGTCTCCTGGTGGCGATGATCGTGGCACCACTCGCCGCCACCATCATCCAGCTGACCATCTCCCGGAGCCGGGAGTACGCCGCCGACCGCACCGGCGCCGAGATCGCCGGCTCGCCGGAAGGCCTGGCCTCGGCCCTCGGCCGACTCGAGCAATGGAACCGGCGCCTGCCCATGGCAATACAGCCCGCCCAGGCCCAGATGTTCATCGTCAACCCCTTGAAGGCCGACGCCTTGATGCGCCTGTTCTCCACCCACCCGCCGATCCAGGACCGGATACGGAGGTTGTTGGGCTAG
- the lptA gene encoding lipopolysaccharide transport periplasmic protein LptA, which translates to MLLAVGIALRPGGAAAQSAPAAAAPIHIEADRLESDAKEEVLHFLGHVEATQGDMVIRAERMTVTYVRRRPAAQSAPDSGLGPGAGDIDRIRAEGGVRITRKNWVATGDNLEYVAASRQVILTGAAQVWQADNSVSGERIVLYLDEGRSVVEKGGSGRVKALIYPERPADEARP; encoded by the coding sequence GTGCTCCTGGCTGTGGGGATCGCTCTGCGCCCGGGGGGGGCTGCTGCCCAGTCGGCTCCGGCGGCGGCTGCCCCCATCCACATCGAGGCGGATCGCCTGGAATCGGATGCCAAGGAGGAAGTGCTCCATTTTTTGGGTCATGTGGAGGCTACCCAGGGGGACATGGTCATCCGCGCCGAGCGGATGACGGTTACCTATGTCCGGCGCCGGCCAGCTGCCCAGAGCGCCCCGGATAGCGGCCTCGGGCCGGGGGCCGGTGATATCGACCGGATCCGCGCCGAGGGCGGGGTTCGGATCACCCGGAAGAACTGGGTGGCCACGGGCGACAATCTGGAATACGTGGCGGCCAGCCGGCAGGTGATCCTGACCGGCGCCGCCCAGGTCTGGCAGGCGGACAACAGCGTCAGCGGCGAGCGCATCGTCCTCTACCTGGACGAGGGCCGGAGTGTGGTGGAAAAGGGCGGCAGCGGCCGGGTGAAGGCCCTCATTTATCCCGAGCGGCCGGCGGACGAGGCCCGGCCATGA
- a CDS encoding PTS sugar transporter subunit IIA has translation MPLSGLLAEGRIVLALQGQTKEAVLAELAAVAAGQLAGRTAAEILQVLEEREQLGTTGIGSGIAIPHGKLKGLGQLLAIFGRSQTGVPFQAQDGQPVHFFLLLLAPQESAEPYLRVLGSVTRFLRQAAIRTRLMRAKTAEEVLAVFTEAEAGRPAP, from the coding sequence ATGCCTTTGTCAGGGCTGCTTGCGGAAGGCCGGATCGTGCTCGCCCTCCAGGGGCAGACCAAGGAGGCGGTGCTGGCCGAGCTGGCCGCGGTGGCCGCCGGCCAGCTGGCGGGCCGGACGGCCGCCGAGATCCTGCAGGTCCTGGAGGAGCGGGAGCAGCTGGGGACCACCGGCATCGGCAGCGGCATCGCCATCCCCCACGGCAAGCTCAAAGGCCTGGGACAGCTCCTGGCCATTTTCGGTCGTTCCCAGACCGGGGTGCCGTTCCAAGCCCAGGACGGCCAGCCGGTGCACTTCTTCCTCCTGTTGCTGGCTCCCCAGGAATCGGCGGAACCGTACCTGAGGGTTCTGGGGTCGGTCACCCGTTTCCTCCGCCAGGCAGCCATTCGCACCCGCCTCATGCGGGCCAAGACCGCGGAAGAGGTCCTGGCCGTTTTCACCGAGGCCGAGGCTGGCCGCCCGGCACCATGA